A part of Oryctolagus cuniculus chromosome 15, mOryCun1.1, whole genome shotgun sequence genomic DNA contains:
- the FGFBP3 gene encoding fibroblast growth factor-binding protein 3 — protein MSPPGLRASLSLLLLLLLLLAGCLLVAARRDKGAAGGPALGSSGRFVSPEQHACSWQLQQPASGAAAGSELALRCRSPDGAFQQCAYRGEPERCAAYAARRAHYWKQVLGALRKKPRPCQDAAPLRARLCAGKKGHGAELRLVAGVSPPAGPTVAGSAGEPRPRARSRGRPRDPARGPAAGVPPSPSAPSKEKPPEKKSKAGKKRVVSVPRDERPTGTGPDPDGLSENAELTETYCAEKWHSLCNFFVNFWNG, from the coding sequence ATGAGTCCTCCGGGATTACGAGCGTCGCTCtcgctgctcctgctgctgctgctgctgttggccGGCTGCCTCCTCGTGGCCGCCCGCAGGGACAAGGGGGCGGCAGGCGGCCCAGCGCTGGGTTCCTCGGGTCGCTTCGTCAGCCCCGAGCAGCACGCGTGCAGCTGGCAGCTCCAGCAACCGGCCTCGGGGGCCGCGGCGGGCAGCGAGCTGGCGCTGCGCTGCCGGAGCCCGGACGGGGCGTTCCAGCAGTGCGCCTACCGCGGCGAGCCAGAGCGCTGCGCTGCCTACGCCGCCCGCCGCGCGCACTATTGGAAGCAGGTGCTGGGCGCGCTGCGCAAGAAGCCGCGGCCCTGCCAGGACGCCGCGCCGCTGCGCGCCCGCCTGTGCGCCGGCAAAAAGGGCCACGGCGCCGAGCTGCGCCTCGTAGCCGGCGTGTCTCCGCCCGCCGGGCCCACTGTCGCGGGCAGCGCTGGGGAGCCCAGACCGcgggccaggagccgggggcgGCCCCGGGATCCAGCGCGCGGCCCGGCCGCGGGGGTCCCACCTTCCCCGAGTGCGCCCTCCAAAGAAAAGCCCCCCGAGAAGAAGAGCAAAGCGGGCAAGAAGAGAGTGGTCTCGGTCCCCCGTGACGAGCGCCCCACGGGGACCGGCCCCGACCCCGACGGGCTGAGCGAGAACGCGGAGCTCACGGAGACCTACTGCGCGGAGAAGTGGCACTCGCTCTGCAACTTCTTTGTCAATTTCTGGAACGGCTGA